One genomic window of Boudabousia tangfeifanii includes the following:
- a CDS encoding low molecular weight protein-tyrosine-phosphatase: protein MTKRVLTVCHGNICRSTMAEQVLRADLPAFGLDVQLDSAGVSSEESGNPIDRRAAAVLRKAGYPLGSHRARQVQASELPSFDLVLAATNSQVSRLRQLALQAGMTEAEAADRIRLYRDFDTDGGGDMPDPWYGGPEDFKETLATIQRCTENIANHLAD, encoded by the coding sequence ATGACAAAAAGAGTTTTAACAGTTTGCCATGGAAACATTTGCCGTTCGACGATGGCTGAGCAGGTGCTTCGCGCTGACTTGCCTGCCTTCGGTTTGGATGTGCAGCTCGATAGTGCGGGAGTTTCGTCCGAGGAGTCGGGTAACCCGATCGATCGTCGCGCTGCCGCAGTTTTGCGTAAGGCCGGTTATCCTTTGGGTTCGCACCGGGCACGCCAGGTGCAGGCCAGTGAGCTGCCAAGTTTTGATTTGGTTTTGGCAGCCACAAACTCCCAGGTTTCACGTTTGCGTCAGTTGGCCTTGCAGGCTGGGATGACCGAGGCCGAGGCCGCCGACCGGATTCGCCTCTACCGCGATTTTGACACCGATGGTGGGGGAGACATGCCCGACCCGTGGTATGGCGGCCCAGAGGACTTTAAAGAGACGCTAGCAACCATTCAGCGTTGCACTGAGAATATCGCGAATCATTTAGCTGACTAA
- a CDS encoding LCP family protein, whose protein sequence is MSENMPSRRQRNQGAAAGTATVGMPKKNRRALKIILAILIVLSLSIASAVAYIIHSTTKNIERFTLDPNAGANQGVDPNGSAEPFSAEPTPEANNALNFLILGSDSRISAGDPTKWRAGAQRTDAMMILQVNGDRTGINIVSIPRDSWVSIPGYHKAKINAAFSYGGPNLAVKTVQDLTGVRIDHFAIVDFNSFKTLTDELGGVSINTTQGQMTMNGEEALKFVRERKHLANGDFDRARRQQAWMRAMAAKTFTSDVLSSPSKVMSLIEVATKNSALDDGLTVPKMVSLAAETRNIRAKNMNFFLAPVAGVGRSADGQSIVNLDYSQFDPLMKAFATDKVSQYLQEHPEAEKYLLKSKVR, encoded by the coding sequence ATGTCTGAAAATATGCCGTCTCGTAGACAACGGAATCAGGGTGCCGCAGCCGGCACTGCCACCGTTGGTATGCCAAAGAAAAATCGTCGCGCTTTGAAGATTATTTTGGCGATTTTGATTGTGCTTTCACTTTCGATCGCATCTGCGGTGGCCTACATTATTCATAGCACCACCAAAAACATTGAACGCTTTACCTTGGATCCCAATGCGGGTGCTAACCAGGGCGTCGACCCGAATGGTTCAGCTGAACCTTTTAGTGCTGAGCCAACCCCAGAAGCTAATAATGCTTTGAACTTTTTGATTCTTGGTTCGGACTCCCGCATTAGTGCCGGTGATCCCACTAAGTGGCGCGCTGGTGCGCAGCGTACTGACGCCATGATGATTCTGCAGGTGAATGGTGACCGCACCGGCATCAACATTGTGTCGATTCCTCGTGACTCCTGGGTGAGCATTCCTGGTTACCACAAGGCCAAGATTAACGCCGCTTTCAGCTACGGTGGCCCGAACTTGGCTGTGAAGACCGTTCAGGATTTGACCGGTGTGCGCATTGACCACTTTGCCATCGTAGACTTCAACTCTTTCAAGACTTTGACCGATGAGCTCGGTGGCGTCAGCATCAATACCACTCAGGGTCAGATGACCATGAATGGTGAAGAGGCTCTGAAGTTCGTGCGTGAACGTAAGCACCTAGCTAACGGTGACTTTGACCGTGCTCGCCGCCAGCAGGCGTGGATGCGCGCTATGGCCGCCAAGACTTTCACCTCTGACGTGCTTTCGTCTCCTTCGAAGGTGATGAGCTTGATCGAGGTCGCCACGAAGAACTCGGCCCTCGATGATGGTTTGACCGTCCCGAAGATGGTTTCTTTGGCCGCGGAAACTCGTAACATTCGTGCGAAGAACATGAACTTCTTCCTCGCTCCGGTTGCGGGTGTGGGTCGTAGTGCCGATGGCCAGTCGATCGTGAACCTCGACTACTCGCAGTTTGATCCTTTGATGAAGGCTTTCGCCACCGACAAGGTTAGCCAGTACCTGCAGGAACACCCTGAAGCTGAGAAGTACTTGCTCAAGTCGAAGGTACGCTGA
- a CDS encoding glycosyltransferase family 4 protein, translating to MSAATMLATGSLKKRLLDEKKVIERGNISIPSQHTYIPRSDALFILTNSLPTTSSGYSHRSHALLKTARLSGLKVYGVTRLGYPVSIGRFSRKGFDNIDGITYFRSLPWKIPSLFSEKLKNQALFIVEIARDLKPALLHSTTDFQNGLVTCAAANALGIPWVYEMRGELENSWVARFPKEQQEIARHSERYLALRHVETSLAKKANAVIALSEVQKNSLVSRGVEEAKIFIVPNGVPESQLKQKRKRDFSRQHLGISPDLFVFGTISSIVDYEGLDILIKALLLLRKSKKHAYLAIVGDGVSLPQIIELACKHDVINYCFFPGRVSNQEADFWYQAIDVFCVPRKDTEVTRVVTPMKSIPALSYGVPVLYSDLPALAELVPKGHQDWLLPPNDETAWAAALGNLSESDYDRYDIDCKKLAASRTWEQGIKIYREIYKKLEGGEI from the coding sequence ATGAGTGCCGCGACTATGCTCGCGACAGGCAGTTTAAAAAAACGTTTACTTGACGAAAAAAAAGTCATCGAACGTGGAAATATTTCGATTCCATCTCAACATACCTATATTCCACGATCGGACGCATTATTCATCCTCACGAATTCTCTACCGACAACTTCATCCGGTTACTCTCACCGTAGCCATGCCTTGCTAAAGACAGCCAGATTATCTGGTCTTAAAGTTTACGGTGTGACTAGACTTGGCTATCCAGTATCGATAGGTCGTTTTAGCCGAAAAGGCTTTGATAACATCGATGGAATCACCTATTTCCGTTCTCTCCCCTGGAAAATTCCATCACTTTTTTCTGAAAAATTAAAAAATCAAGCTCTATTTATAGTTGAAATTGCAAGAGATTTAAAGCCCGCACTTCTACACTCAACTACAGATTTTCAAAATGGGCTTGTAACCTGTGCTGCAGCAAATGCACTGGGAATACCATGGGTATATGAAATGCGTGGCGAGTTAGAAAACTCGTGGGTAGCTAGATTCCCTAAGGAGCAGCAAGAAATTGCACGACATTCAGAGAGATACTTAGCCCTTCGCCACGTTGAAACTAGTTTAGCTAAAAAAGCCAATGCGGTAATAGCCCTATCTGAAGTACAAAAAAATTCTTTAGTGTCTCGCGGTGTTGAAGAAGCAAAAATATTTATCGTTCCAAATGGAGTTCCGGAAAGTCAACTTAAGCAAAAAAGAAAACGCGATTTTTCTCGACAACACTTAGGAATTAGTCCCGACCTTTTCGTATTCGGCACTATTTCTTCAATAGTTGATTATGAAGGTCTCGATATTTTAATAAAAGCCCTTTTGCTTCTGAGGAAATCAAAAAAACACGCCTACTTGGCAATCGTTGGGGACGGGGTATCATTACCTCAAATCATTGAACTTGCATGTAAGCATGATGTTATTAACTATTGTTTTTTCCCAGGTCGAGTAAGTAATCAGGAAGCAGACTTTTGGTATCAAGCAATTGATGTTTTTTGCGTTCCTCGCAAAGATACTGAAGTAACCAGAGTTGTTACTCCAATGAAATCAATCCCTGCATTATCATATGGAGTACCGGTGCTTTACTCTGATCTTCCGGCCTTAGCTGAACTAGTACCGAAGGGACATCAGGATTGGTTACTACCTCCCAATGACGAGACCGCATGGGCTGCTGCACTAGGCAATTTATCTGAGAGTGATTACGATAGATATGATATCGATTGTAAAAAGCTTGCAGCCTCAAGAACTTGGGAGCAAGGCATTAAGATATATAGAGAAATATATAAAAAATTGGAGGGAGGGGAAATTTAA
- a CDS encoding ABC transporter permease, with protein sequence MQDSSPVTVENIWMPTWKPVEPHFDISNLKPVTGRPKIQVYLKQLWQRRYFIIAESKAKAFQSSRNMILGHAWLILSPLLDAIVYGVVFGYLLKTSKGVDHFIPFLFIGVTYFSFVTRPLMGGVGLIRGNRNVIKAFAFPRASLVISNSIRDFIDSLPVIVMSLVVVVFLPQGTGRPYLTWLLFPIVYLLLFVFGLGLCFFSAWATSIIPDLRTIFTFFTRFWFYISGVFFSVSRFKEHPEIIAVMESNPAYLILDMIRDVLIYNRVPSVYHWTFLTICSFGTLVISFILFWSREVHYAKG encoded by the coding sequence ATGCAGGATTCTTCCCCAGTAACTGTAGAGAATATTTGGATGCCAACATGGAAACCTGTTGAACCCCATTTTGATATCTCAAACCTTAAACCGGTAACGGGACGCCCTAAAATACAAGTATACTTAAAACAGCTTTGGCAAAGACGTTATTTCATTATCGCAGAGTCTAAAGCAAAAGCCTTTCAGTCTTCAAGAAACATGATCCTCGGACATGCATGGCTTATTTTATCGCCGTTGCTTGACGCCATAGTTTACGGTGTAGTTTTCGGATACCTATTGAAAACCTCAAAAGGAGTCGATCACTTCATCCCTTTCCTTTTTATTGGAGTAACGTACTTTAGTTTCGTAACTAGACCGCTAATGGGAGGCGTTGGATTAATAAGAGGTAATAGAAATGTAATTAAAGCCTTCGCATTTCCAAGAGCATCTTTAGTTATTTCAAATTCAATCCGTGACTTTATAGATTCATTACCCGTTATTGTAATGAGTCTTGTTGTAGTGGTGTTTCTTCCCCAAGGAACTGGTAGGCCATACTTAACCTGGCTTCTGTTCCCAATAGTATATTTGCTTCTCTTTGTCTTCGGCCTCGGACTTTGTTTTTTTTCCGCATGGGCAACGAGCATAATTCCCGATCTTAGAACAATATTCACTTTTTTCACTCGCTTTTGGTTTTATATCTCCGGTGTATTTTTCAGTGTTTCAAGGTTCAAAGAGCATCCGGAAATAATCGCCGTTATGGAATCTAATCCTGCTTATCTAATACTCGATATGATCCGAGACGTTCTCATTTACAACAGAGTTCCTTCAGTCTACCACTGGACATTTTTAACTATTTGTTCGTTTGGGACCCTAGTTATCAGTTTTATTCTATTTTGGAGTCGAGAAGTTCATTATGCAAAAGGCTAA
- the wecC gene encoding UDP-N-acetyl-D-mannosamine dehydrogenase yields the protein MNPNDKSIAIIGLGYIGLPTAVVFAQNGWKVKGVDVSDRTIEYVSAGRLPFVEEGLENALKEVVDNGSLTVSKETPKADIYIVSVPTPFKGDHEADLSFIDAATDGLIPQLVGDELIVLESTSPPGATQHMADRVMAARPDLSIDGSDGRPVVHFAHAPERVLPGRIMIELVSNDRIIGGLTPEAAQMAKDAYATFCDGEIHLTDATTAEMAKLTENSFRDVNIAFANELSLISDELGIDVWELIRLANKHPRVNILQPGPGVGGHCIAVDPWFIVSADRKNSNLIRTAREVNDGKPNYVIQKVATALSQTGTNKVAVLGLAFKADIDDLRESPSVSIALDLADKPEVSEVYAVEPNITELPKKLAGNDKIKLVSLEDALNECEVIALLVDHAPFKELTLGQLEGKKLIDTRGVVNN from the coding sequence ATGAACCCTAACGACAAGAGCATCGCTATTATTGGCCTTGGATACATCGGCTTACCAACGGCTGTAGTATTTGCCCAAAATGGCTGGAAAGTTAAAGGCGTTGATGTTTCAGACCGTACAATTGAATATGTTTCGGCTGGGCGTTTACCCTTTGTTGAAGAAGGGCTTGAAAATGCCCTTAAAGAGGTCGTGGATAACGGTTCTTTAACGGTTTCCAAAGAGACTCCAAAGGCCGACATCTATATTGTGTCTGTCCCTACTCCATTCAAGGGTGATCATGAAGCTGATCTATCATTCATTGACGCTGCTACTGATGGCCTAATCCCTCAATTAGTAGGGGATGAACTTATTGTTCTCGAATCAACCTCTCCTCCAGGGGCCACCCAGCACATGGCAGATCGCGTAATGGCAGCTCGGCCTGACTTGTCTATTGATGGTAGCGATGGTCGACCCGTGGTTCATTTTGCACATGCACCAGAGCGAGTTTTGCCAGGACGAATTATGATTGAACTAGTTTCAAATGACCGTATCATCGGCGGTCTTACCCCTGAAGCAGCTCAAATGGCTAAAGATGCCTACGCAACCTTCTGCGATGGGGAAATTCACCTAACTGATGCCACCACTGCTGAAATGGCAAAACTTACGGAAAACTCATTCCGCGACGTTAACATTGCGTTCGCCAACGAACTATCACTTATTTCTGACGAATTAGGTATTGACGTATGGGAACTAATCCGTTTGGCAAACAAACATCCTCGAGTTAACATCCTTCAACCGGGCCCAGGTGTAGGTGGCCACTGCATCGCAGTAGATCCTTGGTTTATTGTGTCTGCTGACCGGAAAAACTCAAATCTGATCCGTACTGCCCGCGAAGTTAACGACGGCAAGCCAAACTACGTTATCCAGAAAGTAGCCACTGCGCTTTCACAAACCGGCACAAATAAGGTCGCAGTCCTTGGACTAGCTTTTAAAGCAGACATTGATGATCTTCGTGAAAGCCCATCAGTATCTATCGCACTAGACCTTGCGGATAAACCTGAAGTTTCAGAGGTTTACGCTGTAGAACCCAACATTACGGAGCTTCCAAAAAAGCTTGCCGGCAACGACAAAATCAAACTAGTCTCACTTGAAGACGCGCTAAATGAGTGTGAGGTTATTGCACTTCTTGTAGATCACGCCCCCTTCAAAGAACTAACGCTAGGACAGCTCGAAGGTAAGAAGTTAATTGATACTCGCGGTGTAGTTAACAACTGA
- the wecB gene encoding non-hydrolyzing UDP-N-acetylglucosamine 2-epimerase gives MAPKRLMVVYGTRPEAIKVAPIIRALSNDEELSAVAVSTGQHREMLDQVNKVFGITPDYDLDCFEKGQDLNKLAGKVFTRLGALFDECTPDAVLVQGDTTTVSVAAQAAFYRQIPVIHLEAGLRSGDISTPFPEEANRRLTTQVASLHLAPTKTSEQNLLNEGVNPDNIAVTGNTVIDALLYATDQKVTFSDSKLNSIAKSDKPVVLVTCHRRENWKKLESVGLALRDIATNFPEYQLVFPVHGNPLLREALVPHIEGLENVYVCEPLAYLEFAAMLKRAHIILSDSGGVQEEAPSVGTPVLCMRESTERPEAVEAGGVKLVGTDRELILSSFKQLATDPNTYSAMTNVSNPFGNGDAAEKSIKAIKKLLGI, from the coding sequence ATGGCTCCAAAACGATTAATGGTCGTCTACGGCACTCGCCCTGAAGCGATTAAGGTAGCTCCGATCATTCGCGCATTGTCGAACGACGAAGAACTTTCTGCAGTTGCAGTTTCTACCGGTCAACATCGTGAAATGCTCGATCAAGTGAACAAAGTTTTTGGCATTACTCCAGACTACGATCTAGATTGCTTTGAAAAAGGGCAAGATCTCAATAAATTGGCAGGGAAAGTATTTACGCGCTTGGGCGCGCTATTTGACGAGTGCACTCCCGATGCAGTGCTAGTTCAGGGAGATACCACTACCGTTTCAGTAGCCGCCCAAGCTGCGTTTTACCGACAGATTCCAGTCATCCATTTAGAAGCAGGTCTTCGCTCTGGGGACATTAGCACCCCATTCCCTGAAGAAGCAAACAGACGCCTTACTACCCAAGTTGCATCTCTCCACTTGGCTCCAACCAAAACTTCGGAACAGAATCTACTAAACGAAGGCGTAAACCCTGACAACATCGCAGTCACTGGGAATACTGTAATTGACGCTTTGCTATACGCAACAGACCAAAAAGTAACTTTCTCAGATTCTAAACTGAACTCAATTGCCAAAAGTGATAAACCGGTGGTGCTTGTAACCTGTCATCGTCGCGAAAACTGGAAGAAGCTTGAATCAGTTGGCCTAGCACTTCGAGATATTGCTACAAACTTCCCAGAGTATCAGCTAGTTTTCCCTGTTCACGGCAATCCTCTACTCAGAGAAGCACTTGTGCCACACATTGAGGGTCTAGAGAACGTATACGTCTGTGAACCGTTGGCTTACCTCGAATTTGCCGCTATGCTTAAACGCGCTCACATCATCCTCTCCGATTCGGGCGGCGTACAGGAAGAAGCACCTTCAGTGGGCACACCAGTACTTTGCATGCGCGAATCAACTGAGCGTCCTGAAGCAGTGGAAGCTGGTGGTGTAAAACTCGTCGGCACCGACCGGGAGCTAATCTTAAGTTCCTTCAAACAACTTGCGACTGATCCAAATACATACAGCGCGATGACAAACGTTTCAAACCCGTTTGGTAACGGCGATGCTGCCGAAAAATCCATTAAAGCTATTAAAAAGCTTCTGGGTATTTAG
- a CDS encoding glycosyltransferase family protein has protein sequence MKSAKKVFNKTTIILLLLLISSLILTLFLSKWVGKFEALFFLTAALWGQIILLFQLAHRSRALQLTSINKLSNNDRLIRQDVDRVEFRIRKLARQTNDIAGTVVRTSQNIKSISTKPTATTSLNTQQETSASKATPTADQLRKIDLIKGIPSISVNTDSSKRSNIRALVVADEFTVNAFSKEWIQTLPTPSNYKSILDAQDFDLVFIESAWAGNNGEWKYQLVGKSAPRPEIKDLISIAKAKGIPVMLWNKEDPPHFEDFLPLAELVDYVFTTEGSLIPEYKQRLGHDNIFLLPFAAQSEIHNPANPRGCKRNRNIAFGGMYFRDKYPERREQMEYLLPAAAQFDLDIFSRQNSDPKYQFPQPLNSRVVGSLKYPAMVGAYHLYKSIINVNSVADSDTMCARRIFEATACGTAVVSPPSGAIDRYFPNGLITVASDMDEATTAFKLLTRSDEYRERLVHKAQRHLWENHLYSHRLNKISEVLDLDYRYVNHPYVSIFITTNRPSSIPIMVQNVVRQEYHKFELVLLTHGFEIQEDLLSPLRSAGIPYRVVSAPTSQTLGANLNQLVQLCEGEILVRMDDDDWYGPNYTRDQVNALKYSDAAIVGKAATYMYFEALNQTVLTMPNLEHRYTDLVRGATFCAYKDTFDAYPFPELGSGEDSSVLQRVREDGAKVYSSDRFNFIVNRWADKTGHTWRVSDSDLYATGALKYYGNGQDQVIV, from the coding sequence ATGAAAAGCGCAAAAAAAGTTTTCAATAAAACCACAATTATTCTTCTACTACTCCTAATAAGTTCTTTAATTCTTACCCTATTCCTTTCGAAGTGGGTAGGAAAATTTGAAGCCCTATTTTTTCTAACTGCAGCATTATGGGGACAAATCATTCTCCTGTTCCAGTTAGCTCATAGAAGCCGCGCTCTTCAACTTACCTCGATAAATAAACTCAGCAATAACGATCGACTTATTCGTCAAGATGTTGATCGCGTTGAATTTAGAATTAGAAAACTTGCTCGCCAAACAAACGATATTGCCGGCACTGTAGTACGAACTTCCCAAAATATTAAATCTATTTCAACGAAGCCTACAGCTACCACTTCCCTAAATACTCAACAAGAAACAAGTGCATCAAAAGCAACACCCACAGCTGATCAACTTCGCAAGATTGATTTAATTAAAGGGATTCCTTCTATCTCAGTTAATACGGATTCCTCGAAGAGAAGTAATATTCGAGCTCTTGTCGTAGCTGACGAATTTACTGTGAATGCCTTTTCTAAGGAATGGATACAAACCCTACCAACACCCTCCAATTACAAATCCATTTTAGACGCTCAAGACTTTGATTTAGTTTTCATTGAATCTGCCTGGGCAGGAAATAATGGGGAATGGAAATATCAGCTGGTCGGCAAATCGGCACCTCGACCAGAAATCAAGGATCTAATTTCTATCGCTAAGGCAAAAGGTATCCCAGTAATGCTCTGGAATAAGGAAGATCCACCGCATTTCGAAGATTTCTTACCCCTGGCGGAGTTAGTGGATTATGTTTTTACCACTGAAGGAAGTCTAATCCCAGAATACAAACAAAGACTCGGTCACGATAACATCTTCTTGCTTCCGTTTGCAGCTCAATCAGAAATACATAACCCAGCAAATCCTCGCGGATGTAAGCGTAATAGGAATATTGCCTTTGGTGGTATGTACTTTAGAGATAAATATCCCGAGCGTAGAGAGCAAATGGAATATCTCTTGCCTGCCGCGGCACAATTCGATTTAGATATTTTTTCTAGGCAGAATTCTGATCCCAAATATCAGTTCCCCCAGCCCTTGAACTCTCGTGTCGTAGGCTCTCTGAAATACCCAGCGATGGTAGGTGCTTACCATCTTTATAAATCGATCATTAATGTTAACTCCGTTGCAGACTCGGATACAATGTGCGCTCGAAGAATATTTGAAGCTACAGCCTGCGGAACAGCTGTAGTTTCTCCTCCGTCGGGAGCGATAGATAGATATTTTCCGAACGGATTAATAACAGTTGCTTCCGACATGGACGAAGCTACAACGGCCTTTAAGCTCTTGACTCGTTCCGATGAGTATCGAGAACGATTAGTCCATAAAGCTCAAAGACATCTCTGGGAAAACCATTTATACTCCCATAGATTAAATAAGATTTCCGAAGTATTGGACCTTGATTATCGCTACGTAAACCACCCTTATGTCAGCATTTTCATCACCACAAATCGCCCATCCTCGATACCAATTATGGTTCAAAATGTTGTTAGACAGGAATACCATAAATTTGAGTTGGTGCTGCTAACTCACGGTTTTGAAATTCAAGAAGATTTGCTTAGCCCGCTTCGATCGGCTGGTATCCCATATCGAGTAGTCTCGGCACCTACTTCACAGACACTCGGCGCTAACTTAAACCAACTAGTTCAGTTATGTGAAGGTGAAATTTTAGTACGAATGGATGATGACGACTGGTATGGGCCCAATTACACTCGCGATCAAGTAAATGCTTTAAAGTACTCGGATGCTGCAATTGTTGGTAAAGCCGCAACCTACATGTACTTTGAGGCGCTAAACCAGACTGTACTCACTATGCCAAACCTTGAACATCGGTATACAGATCTTGTGCGTGGAGCTACTTTCTGCGCTTATAAAGATACGTTCGATGCTTACCCATTCCCGGAACTTGGCTCCGGAGAAGACTCCAGTGTCCTCCAACGGGTTCGCGAAGATGGAGCCAAGGTATATAGCTCAGATCGTTTTAACTTCATCGTTAACCGTTGGGCTGATAAGACAGGGCATACATGGCGAGTAAGTGACAGTGATCTTTATGCTACTGGGGCCTTAAAGTACTACGGTAACGGCCAAGATCAGGTTATAGTTTGA
- a CDS encoding glycosyltransferase family 4 protein: MRILFISQYWEPEQGVVQRRWRWISNALLNENHQLTVIAPPPHYPGGKELSWLPEHKAGSISEPRPNLKIIRSDFCVHDKTIVSRVKDQAIIAWSSYWAAKNEIKNAKLANIPYNVVCCTVPALPSALIARRVARKAHMPLVIELRDAWPEILKYMDEWRDPHPGIRNPLSKLKLTITHYMLLLGGKVLEYTLKKANLIITTTESLAELERGKGLQNVVAVRNRADTGIPNCNEYPKHDTNELRVLYAGTVGRAQGLESAIRALAKARKRGANVTMRIAGGGAHINTIRRNAERLSVPVEFLGRIQFHKVIDQYRWADTILVHLRDWKPMEYTIPSKLFEAMWAEKHVSAAIAGEAAQIVTESGIGHVVSPMNEDELADLWVKLFHNRFMLEVDGRGANWFKNHPSVASLAKDWISAVEKLVEDSK; the protein is encoded by the coding sequence ATGCGCATTCTATTTATCAGCCAATATTGGGAACCTGAACAAGGTGTGGTTCAGAGACGCTGGCGTTGGATATCAAATGCGCTTCTAAACGAGAATCATCAACTTACGGTGATAGCTCCTCCCCCTCATTATCCAGGGGGGAAGGAGCTATCTTGGTTGCCCGAACACAAAGCTGGAAGCATTAGCGAACCGCGACCAAATTTAAAAATAATTCGTTCAGATTTCTGCGTGCATGATAAGACGATTGTTAGCAGGGTTAAAGACCAAGCTATTATTGCTTGGTCATCATACTGGGCCGCTAAAAATGAAATAAAGAACGCAAAACTAGCAAACATCCCTTACAACGTAGTTTGCTGCACGGTCCCAGCTCTACCGTCTGCATTAATCGCAAGACGAGTTGCCAGAAAGGCACATATGCCTTTGGTCATCGAACTCCGAGACGCATGGCCAGAAATACTCAAATATATGGATGAATGGAGAGATCCGCACCCAGGTATCCGTAATCCACTCTCAAAACTAAAACTTACGATTACCCACTACATGCTTTTACTAGGTGGAAAAGTATTAGAATACACATTAAAAAAGGCAAATTTAATTATTACAACTACAGAATCCTTAGCCGAATTGGAACGAGGAAAAGGACTACAAAATGTAGTTGCGGTCCGCAATCGAGCAGATACAGGAATCCCTAATTGCAACGAATACCCTAAGCATGACACCAATGAACTGAGGGTTCTCTATGCAGGTACCGTTGGACGCGCGCAAGGATTAGAAAGCGCAATTAGGGCATTAGCAAAAGCAAGAAAACGCGGCGCGAATGTAACAATGCGAATTGCCGGTGGCGGCGCTCATATAAATACCATTCGTCGAAACGCTGAAAGACTTAGTGTACCAGTAGAGTTTTTAGGTCGTATTCAGTTTCACAAAGTGATCGATCAGTATAGGTGGGCAGATACTATTCTCGTACATCTACGCGACTGGAAACCGATGGAGTATACAATTCCCTCGAAGCTGTTTGAAGCCATGTGGGCAGAGAAACATGTTTCAGCTGCTATTGCTGGCGAGGCTGCGCAAATCGTTACGGAATCAGGGATTGGTCACGTTGTGTCACCCATGAATGAAGATGAGCTTGCTGATCTTTGGGTTAAACTTTTTCATAACCGTTTCATGTTGGAAGTTGACGGTAGAGGTGCTAATTGGTTCAAAAATCACCCTAGTGTTGCTTCACTGGCGAAAGACTGGATTAGTGCTGTTGAAAAGCTAGTTGAGGACTCGAAATGA
- a CDS encoding ABC transporter ATP-binding protein codes for MQKANNKVKDDIKLGGLSVVVDHLKVRYKVPSTNYSYSKSKFETISRKILGRKPEVVVNALSDVSFKVQSGEAVGLVGLNGSGKSTMLRVIAGLETPTSGHVLATHQPILLGVSAALVPHLSGHENVKLGCLAMGLSPEETEKVIPEIEDFVELGDSFYLPMDTYSSGMGSRLRFAIATAAKPEILLIDEALATGDAAFKAKSEEKMAEIRRNAGTMFLVSHAAQTIEEMCSRAIWLHKGKMIADGSAQEVARAYRKWAWDIAQGRHEQAAKLLDDTITEFTLEKLD; via the coding sequence ATGCAAAAGGCTAATAATAAAGTCAAAGACGATATTAAACTTGGCGGATTGTCTGTGGTAGTGGACCACCTGAAAGTACGGTATAAAGTACCCTCAACCAATTATTCATATTCCAAATCCAAATTTGAAACTATCTCAAGAAAAATCCTAGGGCGGAAGCCTGAAGTAGTAGTAAACGCATTGTCAGATGTTTCATTTAAAGTCCAGTCTGGAGAAGCCGTTGGACTTGTAGGATTAAACGGCTCAGGAAAATCTACAATGTTGCGAGTAATCGCAGGCTTAGAAACACCCACATCGGGTCACGTTTTAGCAACTCATCAACCGATCCTTCTGGGGGTTTCAGCCGCACTCGTGCCACACCTTTCTGGACATGAAAATGTTAAACTTGGCTGTTTAGCTATGGGTCTTAGTCCAGAAGAAACTGAAAAAGTTATTCCCGAAATTGAGGACTTCGTTGAACTTGGGGATTCATTTTATCTCCCAATGGACACCTATTCTTCAGGAATGGGATCGCGGTTAAGGTTCGCCATTGCAACTGCAGCAAAGCCAGAGATTCTACTAATCGATGAAGCTTTAGCTACAGGCGACGCCGCATTCAAGGCAAAATCTGAAGAAAAGATGGCAGAAATCAGAAGAAATGCTGGGACGATGTTCTTAGTTTCCCATGCGGCTCAAACAATCGAGGAAATGTGTAGTAGAGCGATCTGGTTACACAAAGGAAAAATGATCGCCGATGGATCAGCACAAGAAGTTGCCCGTGCCTATCGAAAATGGGCTTGGGATATAGCACAGGGTCGCCACGAACAAGCAGCCAAGCTACTAGATGATACTATCACTGAATTCACCTTAGAGAAGCTTGATTAA